A segment of the Colletotrichum destructivum chromosome 3, complete sequence genome:
TCTTCCCGCGCCTGATGACGTGCAGCACACGAACGGGTCAGACCTCATGTTCCTTGGTgtttccttcttccccccctctccctccccagTGCTTTGCCCGGAGAGGGACCAGGAGCCGGTAGATACGCCGgggatgacggcgccgggcaGGAGACTTGTGAACTTACGAGTTAGCCTCGGACCCATAGGTGCATTCCTGACGCGATGCGGAACACGACGCGCATGGCGTGTTGCCGTTGCATCTGATGCCCAGGGGGGGCGTTCCGTTAGCCCATCGAAGCGGTCCCGAGAGTCTGGGATGACCTAGACCTGTTGCTGTCCGGGGCTATGATAACGTACCTGATCTTCCGGGCCCGACACGTATCGCACTGcgcaaaagaagaaaacgcGACGTCAGTCCATGTAAGTTTCCTGGTGTTCGGCTAGATCGCCGGGTAGCAAACTCGGCGAGCACTTGGCCTGACTGAGATGGCGATGCCATTAGGGGGAAGATCTGCAATACAGAATCTTGAAGGCTGGTTGGGGGGCGCGGGGGCAGCAGCTGGAAAACTTGACGAGATAATCGTGAAAAACACCCCCCCAAGACAATGGGCCAAGATGGTGCGAGCGAGACATCTCCAAATCTCCAAAATGATGATTTGTGGTGGCCTGATGAGCGCGAACAGGCTCCAGCAACAAGAATTTCTCCAGCAAAAATCACAAGAAAATGACAAAAAACAAACTTACGGCATGGCTCGTCCTCAACCTTTTCCTGGACGGTTCATTGATCGAGTCACTGTCCATCGTCTCCATTGAAGCCGCTGGGTGGCATGGTGTAGTAGCAGCTGTGTGTGTGGCCCGGTTCCGCCGTGGAGGCAACTTTCGATCCGAAACGGACCGAGGTGcgagaggggaaaggggcaGAGAGGGTTTGGGGGCcgtgagggagggaggagaagataaaaaaaaaacaagggGGGGCGAAGAGGAATCCTGGCAGAGAGACATGCATATATGCACCCACGTGTGCGGTTGTGGGGGAAGACTCGACGGTGTGGAGATGCCcgagaagggcaaggccTTGGGGGAGGGAATGGCTCAAGGAGGGGGCGGAGAGGGACATGGGCAGGGAAGAATTGGAGAAAATATGCCGGCCTTCGCCCAGAAGGGAACAGTTTGAGGGGGCATACGAAAGAAAACTAGTCCATGGTCGAAGGGATCTCGACCGTCAATGGTTCGCTCCGCATAGCCCCCCGGGTGGGTTGACCTGGCGGGGATGTTCCCCGTTACCAAGGAAATGAACGGGCATGTCTCCGTTCGTGGCCTCGTGGGTGTCACAACTGGGACGACGTTGGAGAAGCATGTGCAATAGAACACCAGCAATGCTCTCGCTAGTAGAGGGTGTGGCACAACCAGATGTTCTTCTCCAGTTACTTGAAGACTGTGAAGGCTGCTATGCTGTCATTCTTGTTGGCCTGATGTACTGCATCGTTAAAATCTGGTCACTCGTGTTAGCAAAATCAATCCTGTGCCGCTCCAATCAGGACAGTCAGTTGATGCTACCCCAGCCTCCCATTATGCAAACGCCGCCTCGGCTGATTGCTTGAATTCAGTGCGGGACAAGAAGTTATTGTCACAGAATGCTTCTAAGCAAAAGGAAGTAAATGCAAATAGATCGGTTGAGAGACTAACGAGAGGGTGCAAAACAATGGTAAAGACCCGCGCCCGACCGAACACCCGGCCCGGTGGAGCCCCATAATTAACGCCGGACGCGGCCCGGTGCCGGCCCTATACGAGTAGTCCACTTCTCGTCCTGTCTGAGCTGCATCGTGTTTAGGACACTGGCTGAGACTGGGCGATGAGATGGCCAACAGAGCCTTTACAGTGATACGTGGCGAGGATGCGGGCGGCCTTTTCGTGCTTGCCGTTTGCCATGTGCCATCGAGAGGATCCGGGGATGAATAAGGTACCGAAGCAAACAACACCGAATGCTAGCCTAGAAATAGAGCAAGTCAGAACTCACAAGACCCACATGATTGTAGAAGAAAAATGGCATTGTTTCTCTTCATGGTGGTGTTGATTTGCATAGCAGCTTCAGTGATCACTGTGAGGAACTCATTTTGGCGTATCTCATAAGGTTTTGTTTCCATCGACACCACCCATCAGTATGTGACACTCACGTGTTATTAGATGAAACGAAACTAAACGATAGAGACCTCCGTTAAAAAGAGGTTCATCAAAGCCGCTGAGTGCTTCATTGAGATAGCCTAGGGAGTATATACCAGCAACCATCAGATTACAGGTATCATGAAGGTTCCGTAGTAAGTACGGATGAAAAAAATAAAAGGCTCAAGAACAGTGGGAAAGTGGAAAGATGGAAATCTTAAATGGGTTTCACTTGAAGGAGACGAAAGACTGGGAGGCGATGCCACAGCCGTCTTAGATGTCCTGACCTGCAGAGCCCCCGGCTCGCTAGAAGACAAGCTACCCCCCGGTCCTTGGGCCATCAGACCATCAGACGAACGGTACAAGCTGCAAGAGAAgattaaaaaaaaaagaagaaaagaagcaaGCTGGAAGCAAGCTGGGGCGACATGATGCACTGGTCGACCGCAGACAAGCGAAACGCTTGCCTGGGGTTCTCAGCCAACGTCTACTGGGGTCTAGACATGAGAAAATCCGGGGTAACAGGCACACGAAGCCTTCCCGTCTTTTTCAACAGGGGCGAGGTGAGCCGAAAGTGTCGAGAGAAGTGTGTGCAATGTGAAACCAAGGGAGAGATCGGCCGAGGCCTGTGGCGTGTAAGCCGTGGTGACGGCCACGGCTCAGATGGAGAAGCGGAGCCGGCACCGACTTCCCCGGACCCAATCAGAACCCCCCGGGGATCGGGGAAGTCTAAACCTCTTCAGTCAGCAGAGTGCAGAGTTAGTGCGACTGAACAGGACTGAACCAGACTAACAAGGTGGACAAGAACAGGGATCCCCTCGGGGTCGCTCCCTACACGTGTGTACACCGACACTGCCTGACTCGAAGCTACCCCGAGGCAACTCCAGTGTTTTTGCCCCACGTTCGCTCGTCATATGGTGGGACAGCTTGGCTTCACGAGAGGGAAAACGGGAGGCAGCGCGCCGATGGGAGATTTGGTCTGGCATGTTGCCTCGGTGTTGCTCCCGGCTGTTGCGCTTCTCTGCGTGGAGCATGGAGCGGGAAGAAATGGGATAAATAACGACTGGACCTTGGGTAGCCGGTCGACAGTTTGCTCAACCCAGTTCCTctgcttctctctctctctctcttcccctcctcctcctcctcccaaactttccctcttttcccctcttgCCCCTCCTCGGTATTGCCATCGGCcaccctcactctcacaATGGCCACTCAGAGCTTGGCCCTCCAGGCAAAGGAGGGAGTTCACGACTACGAGAACCCCTCCGTCTTCCGGCGCAACACGCTGCCTGCGCGCTCATACTTCATCCCCGAGACGTCGCTGCTGCTCAATGGCGTCTGGGACTTCCACATGGCCGGCACGCCCGAGGAGGCTCCCTCGCCGGAAGACAAGGGCGACGAATGGGGCACCATCAACGTCCCCGGCCATTGGCAGCTTCAGGGACACGGATACCCGTGGTACACCAACACGCAGTTCCCGATCCCCGTGAACCCGCCGTACGTGCCGAGCGAGAACCCGACGGGCACGTACAGGCGCACATTCCACGTCCCCTCGACGTGGGACGACAAGTCGCAGCTGCGCCTGAGgttcgacggcgtcgactcTGCCTATCACATCTGGGTCAACGGCGTGCtcatcggcttcgcccaagGATCGCGGAACGCGTCCGAGTTCGACGTCACGAGCATCCTGAAGAAGGACGGCCCCAACGAGCTCTTCGTCCGCGTCTACCAGTGGTCTGATGCTACTTACATTGAGGACCAGGACCAGTGGTGGCTTTCTGGTGAGtgaaccccccctccccctcccctccatccttCCCCGATAATCTTGCGGCGTCCGCTTGCTGGATATATCTCCTTTTTAACCAGTTGAACAACAGGCATCTTCCGCGATgtcaccctcctcgccgtccccgCGGCCACCAGAATCGAGGACTGGTTCCTCCGCACCGACCTGGACGACAAGTACCAAGACGCCACTCTCCTCGCGACCGTCGACGTCAAGACCGCCGAGAAGGGCACCGTTAAGCTCACCCTCAGCGAGCTCGGcaagaacggcggcgccgtcattGCCAGcaaggaggtcgaggtcagCGCCAACGACAGCAAGGTCGACCTCAGCATCCCCGTCACGAACCCCAACAAGTGGACGGCCGAGACCCCCTACCTCTACCGCGTCGACATCACGCTCGGGTCGCACTCGGTCCACCAGAACATCGGCTTCCGCAAGGTGGAGCTCAAGAACGGCCTCATCTCGGTCAACGGCGTGCCAATCCGCATCAGGGGCGTTAACAGACACGAGCACCACTCCAAGTTCGGCCGCGCCGTGCCCCTCGAGTACGCCAAGCGCGACCTGCTCATCATGAAGAACCACAACATCAACTCGCTGCGGTGCTCGCACTACCCTCCCCACCCGCGCCTCTTtgagctcgccgacgagctcggcctgTGGGTcatggacgaggccgacctcgagTGCCACGGCTTCTACGACGCCATCGCGCGCCCGCAGGACGTCAACGAGGCGGCCGACTACGAGGAGCGCAAGGCCGTGACCTTCCCGCTGGCCGGCAAGTACACCAGCGAGAGCCCCGAGTGGCGCGAGGCCTACCTCGACCGCATGGTCCAGCTGGTGCAGCGGGACAAGAACCACACGAGCATCATCATGTGGTCTCTCGGCAACGAGGCCTTTTACGGCGACAACCACAAGGCCATGTACGAGTACGCCCGCAACTTCGACTCGGGCCGCCCCATCCACTACGAGGGAgacgtcaaggccgagacggcggacATGTACTCGTACATGTACCCCCCCATCGGCCGTCTGAGCAACCTGGTCGAGACTGAGGGCGTCAAGGAGGACGGCAGCTTCGACAAGCCCGTCGTCCTCTGCGAGTACGGCCACGCCATGGGTAACGGCCCCGGCGGTCTCGACGACTACATCGAGGTCTTTGAGAAGTACCCCCGTCTCCAGGGAGGCTACATCTGGGAGTGGGCGAACCACGGCATctggaaggaggaggccgacggcaaggGATACTACGCCTACGGCGGCGACTTTGGCGAGCGCCCTCACGATGGCACCTTTGTCATGGACGGCCTGCTTCACAGCACCCACGACCCCACGCCCGGCTTGATCGAGCTGAAGAAGGCCTACCAGCCTCTCCAGCTGACTGTCGAGGGCAATCAGCTTGTCATCAAGAACAAGTACGACtttgtcggcgtcgaccacCTCGCTTCCACCTACAAGGTTGAGGAGTTGGGCGAGAAGTGAGTTTACCCTCCCGTTCACACACCCCTACAATACACCAACACCCCCCCCATTGCCCTCTTTTGAGAACAGTTCGAGAACAGATATACTAACCAGAGACGTGTGTGTTATAAAAACAGCTCCgctctcctcgccgccggtaCCCTCGAGATCCCCAAGATCGCCGCTGGCGAAACCGTCAAGGTCGACCTCCCCTCGACCCTCGCAAACATCAAGTCGGACAAGGAGGTCTACCTCACCGTAACCTTTGGACTCAAGGACTCCACCAACTGGGCCGAGCCCGCTCACGAAATCGCCTGGATCCAGCACAAGCTCTcaggcgtcgccgaggctcCCAAGATTCTCACCAGCACGCTCACCTCCAAGCTGCAGGTCGAGCGGTCCCGCGCCAGGGCCACCGTCTCGGGCTCCGACTTCGCCATCACCTTCGACACGGCCCGCGGCTACGTCACCTCCTggaccgccggcggcgtcccgctcctcgagaaggacgccTCCACCGGCGCAGCCATCATCCCCAACTTCTGGCGCGCGCCCACGGACAACGACAACCCCAACGACGCGCCGTACTGGGTCcgcttcggcgtcgacgtcttcgacaGCCAGCTGCGCTCGCTCGACATCACCGAGTCggccgacaaggtcgaggtcgtcaccAAGACGTACCTGTCGCCGCGCGTCCTCGACTGGGGGTGGgagaccaccaccacctataccatcgacgccgccggccggctcaccgtcgccgtcgacctgaAGCCCCGCGGCATCAAGCCCACACACATCCCGCGCGTGGGTCTTAACCTGCGCCTCCCCAAGTCACTCAGCAACGTCAAatacctcgccctcggccccggCGAGTCGTACCCGGACAAGAAGTCCAGCCAGCGGCTCGGCGTCTTCAGCGCCACGGTGCCGGAGCTGCACCAGCACTACGAGGTGCCGCAGGAGGGCGGCAACCACCTCGAGACGCGCTACGTCAAGCTGACCGAGGGCCACGGCCGCGGCCTCCGCGCCAcgccggccgacgccgccgtttGGTCCGACGAGGAGTGGCGCCAGTTCAGCTTCCAGGTCAGCCACTACGCGACCAAGACGGTGCAGCAGGCCGCGCACCCGtgcgacctcgtcgaggaggacgcgacGCTGCTGCGTCTGGACGCGCGCgttgccggcgtcggcaccgccgcctgCGGTCCCAACGTCCGCGACGACCTCAAGGTGCACGTCGGGGAGTTCAAGTTTGGATTTGTGCTTGAGAGAATCGGGTTCTAGAGAGAAATCATGACGGAGATGACGGGGTCACAGTCGACAGTCGCGACATTTAAGAAAAGTGGCTAGGTCCATAACTTTAGAGATTAGAAATGGCATGAATGATTATGACACATTTGCAGAACATGAAAGCATTCGTTGCGATAGACGGGTAGACGAGAGAGGGTCGGGAAGGATCTTTGCGGGTTCCATCGGCTCCGCTCATCAAATCATTCTTATTTTGATTTTTCACCCCAAATACTACAACTGGCCGGTTGGCCCAATGGCAAGGCGTCTGACTACGACTAAACAGTTATCAGGAGATTCTGGGTTCGACCCCCAGGCTGGTCAATTCTTTTGCATCACGAGTGAGCTATCCATCACTTTTGATGCTTTGATGTCGCTACCTTCTAACAACGCCCTCCCTCTATTAAtgtttttccttcttttgtCTCTTTGAACATTGTCTTAAATTTTGTCTATCTGTCTGCAAAGCTAGTCTTTTGTTCCGTTTAAGATTGTACTACTGCACACTATGCACCCCCCTTTAGGCCCAAAACCCAATCAGCGACATGACTCCAGCACCAAGAACCATGCAAGAAAACATGTACATGATCTGCGAGCGTCTGCGGCTGCGGCTAGGGTCGAATAGAAAGTCTCGGGCCAATAGCTCAACCAGGGAGCTGTAGATGAGCAGaccggccgagatggcgtTCAGGATCCCCTGCACCATGAGAGCTTGCTTGGACTTCGGGACGTATGTCGATCGCACTCCAAGCCCGATGGCAATAGAGACCGGTGTCGTGAGACCGTACGAGGCGCACAGGATCCACGGGAGCCAAGTATGCTTGCCGAACGGGATGGACGACATGCGGGCCCCGATCCCGAGACCCTCGAACGACTGATGGAAGACAAGGACGGGATACAGCGTGGCGAACTCGGATCCCGTGACGCCGAGGTTCAGTCCGATGATGACTGAGTGGACGATGATGCCGAACTCGAGTATGAGAAAGGCGGCGATTTGCTGCCGAAAGGAGCGCTCAACAGACTGGCCACTCTCGATAGAAGATGATGACTCCTTGTCGTTGCCGTTCTCGGTGTCCTTTTCTCGTGTACTGTCCGGACTGTCGTCTGCTTGCTGCAAGCCGTCGGGTGGGATGCCCGAGACAAGTGCCTCGACGGCATTCTCGTTCCTGTCTTGTCCGTACTTCCACTCAACGTagacctcggccgcgagATCTAgcgagaagatgccgagCGCCGAGGCTaggacgatggcggcgcaccATGAGTAGTCGCCCCAGTGGCCGGATTCCCCGATGCACGTCCGTGGGCCGATTCGCTTGTACGCCGGGTCGAGGAGATGGATGAAGGCTGTTGCCAAGATGACGCCGCTGCCAAAGAAGCGGGCAAAGGTGTAGGCGGAACGGGGGATCTTTAGAGTTTTGATCCGTTTCGATGCGATGGGGAAGACGGTGAAGGCCGTTGAAACGAATAGGATAACGAAGATGGACGAGATgcgggcgccgaggtggcCGTTGTAGTCGTTGCCGGATAACGCGTAGTAGCAGATCACGTCCGCCTGACTAACTTGAGTCAAGTTGACAATAGGACCGATGGAAGAAGTCATTGTGCCTCGGCTTTCTCCCTTGATATCGAAGATGAAAAAATCACACCACTTGAGATTCGACTTCACGATAACGACGGAGCACAGTGATATTATGAGTATTTCTTTTCAATGTTTCCTTTCCTTATACCGTTTGGCGTAGAGGACCCGGATGGTTATTCTTACTACATGACCCTCACGAAGGTGGATAACGGCCGGCAAATATCAACTGGGAGTGGGACGGTCTCGGCGTCTCGGAACCTCGGCCGGACGCGGCCCCATCCCGGCATGCCGCTATTGCCGGCTTCCCATCATGGTGCGCATTCTACAGCACAAATGTGCTAGCACGTCTGCTAGATTGGCCTGGATGAACAACACAGCCCCGAATATCAAGGATAAGTTCAAGCCAAGAATTCAGAAAAAGGCCCCGGTTCGACCGTTGctctcctccagctcgtGCCCTCAGCTCCATCCCCGATGACGAGCCTAGAGCAAGTTCCTCGGTTCTCATGCAACTTCGCCAACGACGGGCCTCAGCAGCTCCGGCAAGACAACTGCCGCGTCTCCCACAAACACCCAATCCCGGCCTGCCCGGACAttcttggcgtcgtcggcgctcgTGTTGATGACAGCAACCCTCGCACCCTTCTTCCGGGCCATGTCGGCGTACCCGGCGGCCGGCCAGACCCTGCTGGAGGTGCCTATGGTGAGGCAGAGGTCGATGGGCTCAGGGTCGTCGAAGACTGCCTCGGTCTCCTccacgacatcgacgggtagAGGCTCGCCGAACCATACAACCCCGGGTCGAAGGATCTCGTTCTTGCACTTGGGGCATTGCGGCAGATCCTCCTTCGTCAAGCCCGATGACAGCGGGACGCTGGCGACCGGGGCACTCGCCGATTGCTCCGGGGGCTTGAGAGCAGCCAGATCCCGCGTGGTCGGGGTGTTGCCCTGGTAGCTGTCCCCGAGGATCTGGGCGTGCTTCCGGGCGATGCCAGCCAGTAGGAGCGGGCTCGCCCTGGGCTTGTTGTCGTGGTCGATACTCCCTATGGTCGCCTTCTCGTCTCTGGAAGGGTCAAGGGCGGGCGTCAGGGACTCTTCAAAATTGTCGCGCTCGACGTACCCGCACCCGGCCGCATCGACGCATGCCAAGGTGAACAGGTTACCGTGGAGCTCCTTTAGCTGACCGGGCGGGTGGCCGGCGCGCGGGCTGAGATTGTCGACGTTTTGCGTCAGAGCGACGAAGCCGGGCACGCGGCGGGCCAGCTCCGCCAGGGCGTAGTGAGCCGGGTTCGGTTCGGCGCGGAGCGCGTCTTGTCGACGATACGAGTAGAACTGCCAGCTTAGGCCCGGGTCGTGACGGAAACCAGCGGGCGAGGCGATCTGCATCACGTCCTGGTTCCTCCATAGCCCGCTGGTGCCCCGGAAGACGGCCAGGCCCGAAGGCGCCGAGAGGCCTGCGCCGATGACTGCGATGATACGTTTGGACTTTTTGAGGGTGTCTTGGAAGTCGGCGACCGCCGCTGGGTCCAGAGCAGGCACGTTGTTCGTTGATTCGGCCATTGGGACTTGTTGGGACATGCGCAATGCGTCTCTGCTATGTTGTCGTAGAGAGCAACTGTGCAAGCCCAAAAGTAAACCCAAAGATGTTCTTTAAATAAACATTTGTTGTAATTATCTTGGCTGCCTAGAGAAAAGGCAACGAGGCGACCAACGTTGCCTAACAGTTACCCACATTACCCATGTTTACTACAAAAAAAGGGAAGATTAGGCAAGTGAGCTAGCCAAGTAACAAATCTATTCTTCAGAAACCTGTTCGAGTGATGACCGAGCTCCATGCAAAC
Coding sequences within it:
- a CDS encoding Putative Beta galactosidase small chain/ domain 5, glycoside hydrolase, family 2, encoding MATQSLALQAKEGVHDYENPSVFRRNTLPARSYFIPETSLLLNGVWDFHMAGTPEEAPSPEDKGDEWGTINVPGHWQLQGHGYPWYTNTQFPIPVNPPYVPSENPTGTYRRTFHVPSTWDDKSQLRLRFDGVDSAYHIWVNGVLIGFAQGSRNASEFDVTSILKKDGPNELFVRVYQWSDATYIEDQDQWWLSGIFRDVTLLAVPAATRIEDWFLRTDLDDKYQDATLLATVDVKTAEKGTVKLTLSELGKNGGAVIASKEVEVSANDSKVDLSIPVTNPNKWTAETPYLYRVDITLGSHSVHQNIGFRKVELKNGLISVNGVPIRIRGVNRHEHHSKFGRAVPLEYAKRDLLIMKNHNINSLRCSHYPPHPRLFELADELGLWVMDEADLECHGFYDAIARPQDVNEAADYEERKAVTFPLAGKYTSESPEWREAYLDRMVQLVQRDKNHTSIIMWSLGNEAFYGDNHKAMYEYARNFDSGRPIHYEGDVKAETADMYSYMYPPIGRLSNLVETEGVKEDGSFDKPVVLCEYGHAMGNGPGGLDDYIEVFEKYPRLQGGYIWEWANHGIWKEEADGKGYYAYGGDFGERPHDGTFVMDGLLHSTHDPTPGLIELKKAYQPLQLTVEGNQLVIKNKYDFVGVDHLASTYKVEELGENSALLAAGTLEIPKIAAGETVKVDLPSTLANIKSDKEVYLTVTFGLKDSTNWAEPAHEIAWIQHKLSGVAEAPKILTSTLTSKLQVERSRARATVSGSDFAITFDTARGYVTSWTAGGVPLLEKDASTGAAIIPNFWRAPTDNDNPNDAPYWVRFGVDVFDSQLRSLDITESADKVEVVTKTYLSPRVLDWGWETTTTYTIDAAGRLTVAVDLKPRGIKPTHIPRVGLNLRLPKSLSNVKYLALGPGESYPDKKSSQRLGVFSATVPELHQHYEVPQEGGNHLETRYVKLTEGHGRGLRATPADAAVWSDEEWRQFSFQVSHYATKTVQQAAHPCDLVEEDATLLRLDARVAGVGTAACGPNVRDDLKVHVGEFKFGFVLERIGF
- a CDS encoding Putative zinc/iron permease; this encodes MTSSIGPIVNLTQVSQADVICYYALSGNDYNGHLGARISSIFVILFVSTAFTVFPIASKRIKTLKIPRSAYTFARFFGSGVILATAFIHLLDPAYKRIGPRTCIGESGHWGDYSWCAAIVLASALGIFSLDLAAEVYVEWKYGQDRNENAVEALVSGIPPDGLQQADDSPDSTREKDTENGNDKESSSSIESGQSVERSFRQQIAAFLILEFGIIVHSVIIGLNLGVTGSEFATLYPVLVFHQSFEGLGIGARMSSIPFGKHTWLPWILCASYGLTTPVSIAIGLGVRSTYVPKSKQALMVQGILNAISAGLLIYSSLVELLARDFLFDPSRSRRRSQIMYMFSCMVLGAGVMSLIGFWA
- a CDS encoding Putative Sirtuin family, DHS-like NAD/FAD-binding domain superfamily, with the protein product MAESTNNVPALDPAAVADFQDTLKKSKRIIAVIGAGLSAPSGLAVFRGTSGLWRNQDVMQIASPAGFRHDPGLSWQFYSYRRQDALRAEPNPAHYALAELARRVPGFVALTQNVDNLSPRAGHPPGQLKELHGNLFTLACVDAAGCGYVERDNFEESLTPALDPSRDEKATIGSIDHDNKPRASPLLLAGIARKHAQILGDSYQGNTPTTRDLAALKPPEQSASAPVASVPLSSGLTKEDLPQCPKCKNEILRPGVVWFGEPLPVDVVEETEAVFDDPEPIDLCLTIGTSSRVWPAAGYADMARKKGARVAVINTSADDAKNVRAGRDWVFVGDAAVVLPELLRPVVGEVA